One genomic segment of Thalassospiraceae bacterium LMO-SO8 includes these proteins:
- a CDS encoding FecR family protein — translation MRRTMAMGLLAALFLMIADPAAQAAEGDVAGKVLRLKNDAVALQGAVPRPLKVGSEVRVSDVISTGDGARLEFSLRDGSVVTLGERATFALSDFEDAPSKESIALRLLSGAFKAASGSIAARNPDAMTVATNTATIGIRGTTVWGGTLDTAFEVALLDGTAITVTTRAGTVELNSVGQGTSVPSADQPPAAPVTWAQTKVTRALATVDF, via the coding sequence ATGCGCAGGACAATGGCCATGGGGCTGCTTGCCGCCCTGTTTCTGATGATCGCGGACCCCGCGGCCCAGGCGGCCGAAGGTGACGTCGCGGGCAAGGTCCTGCGTCTGAAGAACGACGCCGTGGCCTTGCAGGGCGCGGTGCCCCGGCCCCTGAAAGTCGGCAGCGAGGTTCGCGTCAGCGACGTGATTTCGACCGGCGACGGTGCCCGTCTTGAATTTTCCCTTCGCGACGGGTCGGTCGTCACCTTGGGCGAACGGGCGACGTTCGCTCTGTCGGATTTCGAGGATGCGCCGTCCAAGGAAAGCATCGCCCTGCGTCTCCTTTCGGGCGCGTTCAAGGCCGCGTCCGGATCGATCGCCGCGCGGAATCCCGACGCCATGACGGTCGCCACCAACACGGCGACCATCGGCATCCGCGGAACCACGGTCTGGGGCGGCACGTTGGACACCGCGTTCGAGGTGGCGCTTTTGGACGGCACCGCCATCACGGTGACCACGCGGGCAGGCACGGTGGAACTGAATTCGGTCGGCCAGGGGACGAGCGTTCCGTCGGCGGATCAGCCGCCGGCCGCCCCCGTCACCTGGGCCCAGACAAAGGTGACCCGCGCGCTGGCGACGGTCGATTTCTAG